One Pyrococcus furiosus DSM 3638 genomic window, GTCGCCGTGGCATTATCATACATGCTTCAAAAGGAAAACGAAATTAGAAAGCTGAAAGCAATAGTTAGGTTGATTGCAGACAGAGTTAGGCCAGAAAGAATTAAGGAGATAGTGGGTGAAGTTACATGAAAATAGTTGTAATGGGAGATTCCGACACTGTGGTAGGGTTCAGATTGGCAGGAGTTCACGAAGCCTATGAATATGATGAATCTTTGGAATCTGTTGAGAGGGCTAGGAACAAACTTAGGGAGCTTTTGGAAAGAGATGATGTAGGAATTATCCTCATAACGGAAAGACTGGCTCAAAGAATTGGTTCCCTTCCCGAAGTTAAATTTCCTATTATCCTTCAAATCCCAGATAAGTTTGGCTCAATCTATGGGGAGGATATCCTAAGAGATGTTGTAAGAAGAGCAATAGGAGTGGAATTAAAGAGGTGAATAAAAATGCCTGCAAAAGGAAGAATAATTAGAGTTACAGGACCATTAGTTATAGCCGATGGCATGAAAGGAGCTAAGATGTATGAGGTAGTTAGGGTTGGAGAATTGGGGCTTATAGGAGAGATCATAAGACTCGAAGGTGATAAAGCAGTAATTCAAGTTTATGAAGAGACTGCAGGATTAAAGCCTGGCG contains:
- a CDS encoding V-type ATP synthase subunit F → MKIVVMGDSDTVVGFRLAGVHEAYEYDESLESVERARNKLRELLERDDVGIILITERLAQRIGSLPEVKFPIILQIPDKFGSIYGEDILRDVVRRAIGVELKR